One Thioclava electrotropha DNA segment encodes these proteins:
- the otnC gene encoding 3-oxo-tetronate 4-phosphate decarboxylase gives MSDETRLRDQICTIGRSLFDRGLTAGSSGNISARLPDGGWLMTPTNASLGTLDPARISLFDRDGNFVSGDKPTKESFLHFAMYDERQEAGAVIHLHSTHSTAVSILRDIDPEDVLPPLTAYHVMRVGKLPLVPYYAPGDPELAEAVRSLASAHHSVLLANHGPVVAGTSLSNAQYAAEELEETSKLFLALQGHAIRPLTQSQVADLRKRFNL, from the coding sequence ATGTCTGACGAAACGCGTCTGCGCGACCAGATCTGCACCATCGGGCGCTCGCTCTTCGACCGCGGCCTGACCGCAGGGTCTTCGGGCAATATCTCGGCGCGGCTGCCCGATGGCGGCTGGCTGATGACACCCACCAATGCCTCGCTCGGCACGCTCGACCCGGCTCGAATCTCGCTCTTCGACCGGGACGGCAACTTCGTCTCGGGCGACAAGCCGACCAAGGAATCTTTCCTGCATTTCGCGATGTATGACGAGCGTCAGGAGGCGGGCGCGGTGATCCACCTGCACTCGACCCATTCGACGGCCGTCTCGATCCTGCGCGACATCGACCCCGAGGACGTGCTGCCGCCGCTGACCGCCTATCACGTGATGCGCGTGGGCAAGCTGCCGCTGGTCCCCTACTACGCGCCGGGCGATCCCGAACTGGCCGAGGCCGTGCGCTCGCTCGCCAGCGCGCATCACTCGGTGCTGCTGGCCAATCACGGCCCCGTCGTTGCGGGCACCAGCCTGTCGAACGCGCAATATGCCGCAGAAGAGCTGGAGGAGACCTCCAAGCTGTTCCTCGCGCTGCAAGGCCACGCGATCCGCCCGCTCACCCAGTCGCAGGTCGCGGACCTGCGCAAGCGCTTCAATCTCTGA
- a CDS encoding ABC transporter permease, translating into MRVLHQLLQLRHMREFNVLIALILMGLLISLFTPYFLTVSNLMGVSRAFSLTAIMSIGMVMVIITGGIDLSVGSAMGLAGLITALCFDAGYSQYAAVAAGLGVGLAFGLTNGLLITAIGLPPFIATLGTLSIGRGLMYMITHGVPLTPETPESFSFLGQGYVGPVPVPVVILLVLTLIFTVIMTRTRFGRHVYATGGNENAARLSGVKVQRVKLAVYVLSSTISALAGVIAFSRYLSAEPASGFGSELEVIAAAAIGGASLAGGIGSVLGAVIGAALIGEIANGVVLLNINTYAQQAITGGVILIAVSLDVLRNRMGGRG; encoded by the coding sequence ATGCGAGTCCTGCATCAATTGCTTCAACTGCGTCACATGCGTGAATTCAACGTTCTGATCGCGTTGATCCTGATGGGGCTGCTGATCAGCCTGTTCACACCGTATTTCCTGACCGTGTCGAACCTGATGGGCGTGTCGCGGGCATTCTCGCTGACGGCCATCATGAGCATCGGCATGGTGATGGTCATCATCACGGGCGGGATCGACCTTTCGGTTGGCTCCGCGATGGGGCTTGCCGGTCTGATCACGGCACTCTGTTTCGACGCGGGCTATTCGCAATATGCGGCGGTGGCTGCGGGGCTCGGTGTCGGGCTTGCCTTCGGGCTGACCAACGGGTTGCTGATCACCGCGATCGGCTTGCCGCCCTTCATCGCGACGCTCGGCACGCTGAGTATCGGGCGCGGCCTTATGTACATGATCACCCACGGCGTGCCGCTGACCCCGGAGACGCCCGAGAGCTTCAGCTTTCTGGGGCAGGGCTATGTCGGCCCGGTGCCGGTGCCGGTGGTCATCCTGCTCGTGCTGACGCTCATCTTCACGGTTATCATGACCCGGACCCGCTTCGGTCGGCATGTCTACGCCACGGGCGGCAACGAGAACGCGGCGCGTCTGAGCGGGGTGAAGGTCCAGCGCGTCAAGCTCGCGGTCTATGTTCTGTCCTCGACGATTTCCGCGCTGGCCGGCGTCATCGCCTTCTCGCGCTATCTTTCGGCAGAGCCGGCCTCGGGCTTCGGCTCGGAACTTGAAGTGATCGCTGCGGCCGCAATCGGCGGGGCGAGCCTCGCGGGCGGTATCGGCTCGGTGCTCGGCGCGGTCATCGGGGCGGCCCTGATCGGCGAGATCGCCAACGGCGTCGTGCTGCTCAACATCAACACCTATGCCCAGCAGGCTATTACCGGCGGCGTGATCCTGATCGCGGTCAGCCTGGACGTGCTGCGCAATCGGATGGGCGGGCGCGGCTGA
- the otnI gene encoding 2-oxo-tetronate isomerase: protein MPKFAANLTMMFTEHDFLDRFAAAKKAGFDAVEYLFPYDHPPEAIAERLHEHGLTQALFNLPPGNWEAGDRGLAALPERGEEFRASIDTALRYAEATGVGRVHVMSGLASRQDTAARQAYRDSLRRVCDAAGAQGRDVVIEPINTRDMPGYFLDDFSFAADLIAELGLPNLKLQFDIYHRQILHGDVLMGLREMAPIIGHVQIAAVPDRHEPGTGELDDTRILHELDALGYEGFVGCEYRPAGRTEDGLGWMRAFA from the coding sequence ATGCCGAAATTTGCCGCCAACCTGACGATGATGTTCACCGAGCACGATTTTCTCGACCGCTTCGCTGCGGCGAAAAAGGCAGGCTTCGATGCGGTCGAATATCTCTTTCCCTACGACCACCCGCCCGAGGCGATTGCGGAGCGGCTGCATGAGCACGGGCTGACGCAGGCGCTCTTCAATCTGCCGCCCGGCAACTGGGAGGCAGGCGATCGCGGGCTGGCGGCTCTGCCAGAGCGCGGAGAGGAATTCCGGGCCTCGATCGATACCGCGCTGCGCTATGCCGAGGCGACCGGGGTAGGGCGGGTCCATGTGATGAGCGGGCTTGCGTCACGCCAAGATACGGCAGCGCGGCAGGCCTATCGCGACTCGCTGCGGCGGGTCTGCGATGCCGCCGGGGCGCAGGGGCGCGACGTGGTGATCGAGCCGATCAACACGCGCGACATGCCGGGGTATTTTCTGGATGATTTCAGCTTCGCCGCCGATCTGATCGCGGAGCTGGGGCTGCCCAATCTCAAGCTGCAATTCGACATCTATCACCGCCAGATCCTGCACGGTGACGTGCTGATGGGGCTGCGGGAGATGGCGCCGATCATCGGGCATGTGCAGATCGCTGCGGTACCGGATCGGCATGAGCCCGGAACCGGTGAGCTCGACGATACGCGCATCCTGCATGAGCTGGACGCGCTGGGCTATGAGGGGTTCGTGGGCTGCGAATATCGCCCGGCGGGCCGGACCGAGGACGGCCTCGGGTGGATGCGCGCCTTCGCCTGA
- a CDS encoding aldo/keto reductase, whose protein sequence is MKYRPLGRSGLKVSVLTMGTFTFGGAGAFKAVGAQGVSEARKLVDTCIDAGINLYDTANMYSTGLSEEILGEVLDGRRDDVLISSKARMRIADGPNDEGFSRYHLIRECERSLKRLRTDHIDIYHMHEWDGVTPMEEMVSALDTLVQQGKVRYIACSNFSGWHIMKALGVSDRSLRERFVAQQIHYTLEAREAEYELLPISVDQGLGVLVWSPLAAGLLSGKHRRGKDTPEGSRQFAGWTEPPIRDEEKLWNIVDTLVEIGDAHGVSAAQVALAWLLTRPAVSTLVIGGRNEQQFRDNFRAVDLELSEDELKRLHEVSKLPVIYPYWHQQQFASDRFSSGDWALHRDYIES, encoded by the coding sequence ATGAAATACAGACCCCTAGGACGATCGGGACTCAAGGTCTCGGTGCTCACGATGGGCACGTTCACCTTCGGCGGCGCAGGCGCCTTCAAGGCCGTCGGCGCCCAAGGCGTCAGCGAAGCGCGCAAGCTGGTCGATACCTGCATCGACGCCGGTATCAACCTCTACGACACCGCGAACATGTACTCGACCGGCCTCTCGGAAGAGATCCTTGGCGAAGTGCTCGACGGTCGGCGCGACGACGTGCTGATCTCCTCCAAGGCGCGGATGCGGATCGCCGACGGCCCCAACGACGAGGGCTTCTCGCGCTATCACCTGATCCGCGAATGCGAACGCTCGCTCAAGCGGCTGCGCACCGACCACATCGACATCTACCACATGCATGAATGGGACGGCGTGACCCCGATGGAGGAGATGGTCTCGGCGCTCGACACGCTCGTGCAACAGGGCAAGGTCCGCTACATCGCCTGCTCGAATTTCTCGGGCTGGCACATCATGAAGGCGCTCGGCGTCAGCGACCGGAGCCTGCGCGAGCGCTTCGTGGCCCAGCAGATCCACTACACGCTCGAGGCCCGCGAGGCGGAATACGAATTGCTGCCGATCTCGGTCGATCAGGGGCTTGGCGTGCTGGTCTGGAGCCCGCTCGCCGCCGGTCTCCTCTCGGGCAAGCATCGCCGCGGCAAGGACACCCCGGAAGGCTCGCGTCAGTTCGCAGGCTGGACCGAGCCGCCGATCCGCGACGAAGAGAAGCTGTGGAACATCGTCGACACGCTGGTCGAGATCGGCGACGCGCATGGGGTCTCTGCCGCGCAGGTCGCGCTAGCATGGCTGCTGACGCGTCCTGCAGTCAGCACGCTCGTCATCGGCGGACGCAATGAACAGCAGTTCCGCGACAATTTCCGCGCCGTGGATCTGGAGCTGAGCGAGGACGAGCTGAAGCGCCTGCACGAGGTCAGCAAACTGCCCGTGATCTATCCCTACTGGCACCAGCAGCAATTCGCCTCGGACCGGTTCAGCTCGGGCGACTGGGCGCTGCATCGCGATTACATCGAAAGCTGA
- a CDS encoding NAD(P)-dependent oxidoreductase, giving the protein MTKTQETIGFIGTGLMGHGMAKNIVEKGYPLTVIAHRNRKPIEDLVSRGATEASSYEDLAARSSIIFLCLTGAPEAAEAVAKLTPGLKEGSVIIDCSTGEPTMTMKLAQDMEAIGVAYADAPLSRTPKEAWEGTLDCMVGADEELFARIEPVIDTWAGKIVRVGSLGDGHRMKLLNNFISLGYAALYSEALALSRKVGIPIEQFDKVIRGGRMDCGFYQTFMGYALEGNREAHKFTLANAYKDLRYVETMANAATVATPLASTAKNAFAMAMATGGDGSEDYVPHLADFVARANGLD; this is encoded by the coding sequence ATGACTAAGACCCAGGAAACCATCGGCTTCATCGGCACCGGCCTGATGGGCCACGGCATGGCCAAGAACATCGTCGAGAAAGGCTATCCGCTGACCGTGATCGCCCACCGCAACCGCAAGCCGATCGAGGACCTGGTCTCGCGCGGGGCGACCGAGGCATCGTCCTACGAAGACCTCGCCGCCCGTTCGTCGATCATCTTCCTGTGCCTCACCGGCGCGCCGGAAGCCGCCGAGGCGGTCGCGAAGCTGACCCCGGGCCTGAAAGAAGGCAGCGTGATCATTGATTGCTCGACCGGCGAGCCGACCATGACGATGAAGCTCGCACAGGACATGGAGGCGATCGGCGTCGCCTATGCCGATGCGCCGCTCAGCCGCACCCCGAAAGAGGCTTGGGAAGGTACGCTCGATTGCATGGTCGGCGCCGATGAAGAGCTGTTCGCGCGCATCGAACCGGTCATCGACACCTGGGCGGGCAAGATCGTGCGCGTGGGCAGTCTGGGCGACGGCCACCGTATGAAGCTGCTCAACAACTTCATCTCTCTCGGCTATGCCGCGCTTTATTCCGAAGCCCTCGCGCTGTCGCGCAAGGTGGGCATTCCGATCGAGCAGTTCGACAAGGTGATCCGGGGCGGCCGGATGGATTGCGGCTTCTACCAGACCTTCATGGGCTACGCGCTCGAGGGCAACCGCGAGGCGCACAAGTTCACCCTCGCCAATGCCTACAAGGATCTGCGCTATGTCGAGACGATGGCCAATGCCGCCACCGTCGCGACCCCGCTCGCCAGCACGGCCAAAAACGCCTTCGCGATGGCGATGGCGACCGGTGGCGACGGCTCTGAAGATTACGTGCCGCATCTCGCGGATTTCGTAGCACGCGCGAACGGGCTCGACTGA
- the ltnD gene encoding L-threonate dehydrogenase: protein MKSPQETKVCVIGLGSMGFGMAESLLRDGFAVTGVDVNADAMERFAALGGAVAADPATGAQDADLVIAVVVNADQTEQVLFGPGGAVATMSKGGVVMSCATMAPDLASVFAKRCAEVGVEYLDTPISGGAVRAASGELTIMGSGPSATFARIRPALDSVAAKVYELGEEAGTGAAFKVVNQLLAGVHIAAACEAITFAKAMDLDLEKVYEVITASAGNSWMFENRVPHVLEGDYSPRSAVDIFTKDLGIVADIGRDMKFPTPIASTAMQMFVMTAAAGMGRDDDASVARMLADIAGLELPTANPASEG, encoded by the coding sequence ATGAAGTCACCCCAAGAGACGAAGGTCTGTGTCATCGGTCTGGGATCGATGGGCTTCGGCATGGCCGAGAGCTTGCTGCGAGACGGGTTCGCGGTGACGGGCGTCGATGTGAATGCCGATGCGATGGAGCGCTTCGCGGCGCTTGGCGGCGCGGTTGCGGCTGACCCTGCGACGGGTGCGCAAGATGCGGATCTGGTGATTGCCGTGGTCGTCAATGCCGACCAGACAGAGCAGGTGCTTTTCGGACCGGGCGGCGCCGTCGCGACCATGTCCAAAGGCGGCGTCGTGATGTCCTGCGCCACGATGGCGCCCGATCTGGCGAGCGTCTTCGCCAAGCGCTGCGCCGAGGTCGGCGTGGAGTATCTCGACACGCCGATCAGCGGCGGCGCCGTACGCGCGGCCAGCGGTGAATTGACGATCATGGGCTCGGGCCCGTCTGCGACCTTTGCGCGCATCCGTCCGGCGCTCGATAGCGTCGCGGCCAAGGTCTACGAGTTGGGCGAGGAGGCGGGCACGGGCGCGGCCTTCAAGGTGGTCAATCAGCTTCTGGCCGGGGTGCATATCGCGGCGGCCTGCGAGGCGATCACATTCGCCAAGGCGATGGATCTGGATCTGGAGAAGGTCTACGAGGTGATCACCGCCTCGGCGGGCAATTCCTGGATGTTCGAGAACCGGGTGCCGCATGTGCTCGAGGGCGATTACAGCCCGCGCAGTGCGGTGGATATCTTCACCAAGGACCTCGGGATCGTGGCGGATATTGGGCGGGACATGAAATTCCCGACGCCGATTGCAAGCACGGCCATGCAGATGTTCGTCATGACGGCGGCGGCCGGAATGGGGCGCGATGACGATGCCTCGGTGGCGCGGATGCTGGCAGATATCGCAGGTCTCGAATTGCCCACCGCAAACCCCGCGAGCGAGGGCTGA
- the otnK gene encoding 3-oxo-tetronate kinase, whose protein sequence is MLIGAVADDITGATDLCLMLSRSGLKTRQVIGLPGPQMDLSGADAVVVALKSRTIPAADAVEMSLQAAKALRAAGAQRLMFKYCSTFDSTDEGNIGPVTEALMEFTGATLTIACPAFPATGRTVYKGHLFVGDRLLSESPLKDHPLTPMRDPDLVRVLGRQTALKVGSIDVTTIRQGEAALRKALEAARAAGTRIVVTDTIDESDLMTLGAACAEMPLITGGSGIGLGLAAALRDQSDAHSAPDRMPAPEGRCAILAGSCSVATRGQIAAAQAAGLPSRALDVEALTEGRQSADEIADWAIAQPADSTPLIYSSADPAQLSKIQSRLGRDASGALVEDTLAAVAERLRDAGFTRMLIAGGETSGAVTTALGVRLLDIGPEIDPGVPWTMSLSGPRLALALKSGNFGAEDFFLKAWDLLEPEAEHV, encoded by the coding sequence ATGCTGATCGGAGCGGTCGCCGACGATATTACCGGCGCCACTGACCTGTGCCTGATGCTGTCACGCAGCGGGTTGAAGACGCGGCAGGTCATCGGCCTGCCGGGGCCGCAAATGGACCTTTCGGGCGCCGATGCGGTGGTGGTCGCGCTGAAGTCGCGCACCATTCCGGCAGCCGACGCGGTCGAGATGTCGCTGCAGGCCGCGAAGGCCCTGCGCGCAGCTGGGGCGCAGCGCCTGATGTTCAAGTATTGCTCGACCTTCGACTCCACCGACGAAGGCAATATCGGGCCCGTCACCGAGGCCCTGATGGAGTTCACCGGCGCGACCCTGACCATCGCCTGCCCCGCCTTCCCGGCGACCGGGCGCACGGTCTACAAGGGGCACCTTTTCGTGGGCGATCGTCTGCTGTCGGAAAGCCCGCTGAAAGACCACCCGCTCACCCCGATGCGCGACCCCGATCTGGTGCGGGTTCTGGGGCGGCAGACGGCGCTGAAAGTGGGCTCCATCGACGTCACGACGATCCGGCAGGGAGAGGCCGCGCTGCGCAAAGCGCTCGAGGCCGCACGTGCCGCTGGCACCCGCATCGTCGTCACCGACACGATCGACGAATCGGATCTGATGACGCTCGGCGCGGCCTGCGCGGAGATGCCGCTGATCACGGGCGGCTCGGGTATCGGTCTGGGTCTGGCCGCAGCGCTTCGCGACCAGAGCGACGCGCATAGCGCCCCGGATCGGATGCCAGCGCCGGAGGGCCGCTGCGCGATCCTCGCGGGCTCCTGCTCGGTCGCGACCCGTGGCCAGATCGCGGCGGCGCAAGCGGCAGGCCTGCCGAGCCGCGCGCTCGACGTGGAGGCGCTGACCGAAGGCCGACAGAGCGCGGATGAGATCGCCGACTGGGCCATCGCGCAGCCCGCCGACAGCACGCCCCTGATCTATTCCAGCGCCGATCCCGCGCAGCTCAGCAAAATCCAGTCCCGTCTGGGCCGTGACGCCTCCGGCGCGCTGGTCGAAGACACGCTGGCCGCGGTCGCCGAACGCCTGCGCGACGCCGGCTTCACCCGAATGCTCATCGCGGGCGGCGAGACGTCGGGCGCGGTGACGACGGCGCTCGGCGTGCGCCTGCTCGACATCGGCCCCGAGATCGACCCCGGCGTTCCGTGGACGATGAGCCTGTCCGGCCCGCGCCTCGCGCTCGCGCTAAAGTCGGGCAATTTCGGCGCCGAGGATTTCTTCCTCAAGGCGTGGGACCTGCTGGAGCCGGAGGCCGAACATGTCTGA
- a CDS encoding aspartate/glutamate racemase family protein, with translation MTDESYESPRPLAMIHTVAGLIPELEGLAQEHLPDWKVFNMLDESLLRLTIREGSVSPMTARRLTGMIWSAVDAGAEAVLVTCSSLGGAVERIAPLCPVPLIRIDEGMAQEAVAKGRRIGVLATLQSTLTPTVELVERVSREAGADSTITSEVVEGAFETLQSGDREGHDARVAEGIARLSRENDVVVLAQASMARALERLEPSADDPPVLTSPTLGIAHAAKRLAR, from the coding sequence ATGACCGACGAAAGCTACGAATCACCCCGCCCTCTGGCGATGATCCACACCGTCGCCGGACTGATCCCGGAACTCGAAGGTCTGGCGCAGGAGCACCTGCCCGACTGGAAAGTGTTCAACATGCTCGACGAGAGCCTTCTGCGCCTGACGATCCGCGAGGGATCGGTCAGCCCGATGACGGCGCGACGCCTGACGGGCATGATCTGGTCGGCGGTCGATGCGGGGGCCGAAGCCGTGCTCGTGACCTGCTCCAGCCTCGGCGGCGCGGTCGAACGTATCGCACCGCTCTGCCCCGTCCCGCTGATCCGTATCGACGAGGGAATGGCGCAGGAGGCCGTCGCAAAAGGCCGCCGCATAGGCGTGCTCGCAACCCTGCAATCGACCCTGACACCCACCGTCGAACTGGTCGAACGCGTCAGCCGCGAGGCCGGGGCGGACAGCACCATCACGAGCGAGGTCGTCGAAGGCGCCTTCGAGACGCTGCAATCGGGCGACCGGGAGGGGCACGACGCGCGGGTGGCCGAAGGCATCGCCCGGCTCTCCCGCGAAAACGACGTGGTGGTTCTGGCACAGGCCTCGATGGCGCGCGCGCTCGAGCGGCTCGAACCGAGCGCGGATGACCCGCCGGTTCTGACCAGCCCGACGCTGGGCATCGCCCACGCAGCAAAACGTCTGGCGCGCTGA